The genomic DNA GGCAGCTTCCCGAGCCGGCGCTTGGTCGCGATCTCCCACGCCGAGGCGCTGCTCACAAGAACCGCGTTCCCGGGATCGGCGATCAGGGCCCGTGCCGAGGCCGATAGTCCAAGATCGTCGAACAGCCACCAGAGGAGCACATGGGTGTCGAGGAGGACCCTCATTCCCCCCATGCCTTGAGCTCCTCCTCCGGAAGCGGCTCAAAGAACGCCTTCCCGACCCGGCCCTTTGCGATGCCGGGAACCCGTGCCTTCCCTTCTTCCAGCGGCACCAGCCGGGCATAAGGCTTTCCTGCCTTGGCGAGGATGATC from Candidatus Deferrimicrobiaceae bacterium includes the following:
- a CDS encoding type II toxin-antitoxin system Phd/YefM family antitoxin; the protein is MPIVVNVHQAKTHLSRLLKRAHEGEEIILAKAGKPYARLVPLEEGKARVPGIAKGRVGKAFFEPLPEEELKAWGE